In Vicinamibacteria bacterium, the following proteins share a genomic window:
- a CDS encoding cytochrome c oxidase subunit 3: MPAELLEKAPALSGPGGPGGGGVRAGGEGGPSGEGSAGLLGDPERFGLWAFLGTVSMLFIGFTSAVILRRASGDWRPLPAPSVLWLNTAALLASSATLEAARRRLRAWDARSAQALLGVTGLLGGLFLTGQVMAWRELAARGIFLAFNPHSSFFYLLTGVHGAHLLGGLAWFAVAFLGLRRLTYLPGGDGLRLFATYWHFLDALWVYLLFLLFVL; the protein is encoded by the coding sequence ATGCCCGCGGAGCTCCTAGAGAAAGCGCCCGCCCTCTCCGGCCCCGGTGGCCCGGGGGGAGGCGGGGTACGCGCGGGCGGGGAGGGCGGACCCTCCGGCGAGGGCTCGGCGGGCCTCCTCGGTGACCCCGAGCGCTTCGGTCTCTGGGCGTTCCTGGGCACGGTCAGCATGCTCTTCATCGGTTTCACGAGCGCCGTCATCCTGCGCCGGGCCTCGGGGGATTGGCGACCCCTCCCCGCCCCCTCCGTCCTCTGGCTCAACACCGCCGCCCTTCTCGCCAGCAGTGCCACCCTGGAGGCAGCCCGGCGCCGGCTGCGGGCCTGGGATGCGCGGTCGGCCCAAGCCCTGCTCGGCGTGACCGGGCTTCTGGGCGGTCTCTTTCTGACCGGGCAGGTCATGGCGTGGCGGGAGCTGGCCGCCCGCGGCATTTTTCTGGCTTTCAACCCCCACAGTTCTTTCTTCTACCTGTTGACCGGCGTCCACGGGGCCCACCTCCTCGGGGGCCTGGCCTGGTTCGCGGTGGCGTTCCTGGGTCTGCGCCGCTTGACCTACCTGCCGGGCGGGGACGGCCTGCGCCTGTTCGCCACCTACTGGCACTTCCTGGACGCCCTCTGGGTCTACCTCTTGTTCCTGCTCTTCGTGCTCTGA
- a CDS encoding cbb3-type cytochrome c oxidase subunit I has product MAHAPEAHAEEAHAHAPQAFIWRYVFSKDHKVIAIQYYVTAMVMALVAGLLAMMVRLQLAWPEKAWPLLTRILPSGYTDGVMNPEFYAMLFTMHGTIMVFFVLSTAPVSGFGNLLIPLQAGARDMAFPFLNGLSYWTFLVGCLVILSSFFVGAGAAAGGWTSYPPLSALRHAVPGSETGQTLWIIGMVFFIAAFTMGGLNFLTTILNLRTKGLSMMRMPLTMWSMMLVAILGLLAFPALTAACLMLIFDRHFGTSFFIPAGTVLSGVPLLAPDGSPLHQGGSPLLWQHLFWFLGHPEVYILMLPALGFTSDIIAVFSRRPIFGYRSMVGAMVAIAGLSFVVWGHHMFVSGMSPYLGMAFAVGTVLIAVPSAVKVFNWLATLWRSRIQYKTPMLWAMGVVSLFISGGLSGPWLAQSAVDIHVHDTYFVVAHFHLIMAGAALFGVFGATSFWFPKMFGRLMNDGLGKVHFWFTFVAYYCTFFPMHYLGLAGQMRRLYDPYQYPFLKDLQPINQFITISAFVLGSSQVLFFINFFWSAFKGEKAGENPWQANGLEWTTPSPPPHGNWPGAIPEVHRWPYDYSVPDAPRDHVLQTDPAPIGAVAGH; this is encoded by the coding sequence ATGGCCCATGCCCCCGAGGCTCACGCCGAGGAAGCCCACGCCCACGCGCCCCAGGCCTTCATCTGGCGCTACGTTTTCAGCAAGGACCACAAGGTCATCGCCATCCAGTACTACGTCACGGCCATGGTCATGGCCCTGGTGGCAGGCCTCCTCGCCATGATGGTCAGGCTCCAGCTCGCCTGGCCGGAAAAAGCCTGGCCCCTGCTCACTCGCATCCTCCCCAGCGGCTACACCGACGGCGTCATGAACCCCGAGTTCTACGCCATGCTCTTCACCATGCACGGCACGATCATGGTCTTCTTCGTGCTCTCCACCGCTCCCGTGAGCGGTTTCGGGAACCTCCTGATCCCGCTCCAGGCGGGGGCCCGCGACATGGCCTTTCCCTTCTTGAACGGCCTCTCCTACTGGACGTTCCTGGTCGGCTGCCTGGTCATCCTGAGCTCCTTCTTCGTGGGGGCGGGGGCGGCGGCCGGCGGCTGGACCTCCTATCCTCCGCTCTCCGCCCTCCGGCACGCGGTGCCCGGGTCGGAGACCGGCCAGACCCTCTGGATCATCGGGATGGTGTTCTTCATAGCCGCCTTCACCATGGGGGGCCTGAACTTTCTCACCACGATCCTGAACCTGCGCACCAAGGGCCTGTCCATGATGCGCATGCCCCTCACCATGTGGTCGATGATGCTGGTGGCTATCCTGGGCCTGCTCGCCTTCCCGGCCCTGACCGCGGCCTGCCTGATGCTGATCTTCGACCGCCACTTCGGGACCAGCTTCTTCATTCCCGCCGGCACCGTTCTCTCGGGAGTGCCTCTGCTCGCGCCCGACGGCTCGCCCCTCCACCAGGGGGGGTCGCCGCTTCTCTGGCAGCACCTCTTCTGGTTCCTGGGCCACCCCGAGGTCTACATCCTCATGCTGCCCGCTCTGGGCTTCACCTCCGATATCATCGCTGTCTTCTCCCGCCGCCCGATCTTCGGCTACCGGAGCATGGTGGGGGCCATGGTGGCGATCGCGGGCCTGAGCTTCGTGGTGTGGGGGCACCACATGTTCGTGAGCGGGATGAGCCCTTACCTGGGCATGGCCTTCGCGGTGGGTACCGTGCTCATCGCGGTTCCCTCCGCGGTGAAGGTCTTCAACTGGCTGGCCACCCTCTGGCGGTCTCGCATCCAATACAAAACCCCGATGCTGTGGGCCATGGGCGTGGTCTCGCTCTTCATCAGCGGGGGTCTCTCCGGCCCCTGGCTGGCCCAGTCCGCGGTCGACATCCACGTGCACGACACCTATTTCGTTGTCGCCCATTTCCACCTGATCATGGCGGGGGCGGCGCTGTTTGGCGTCTTCGGGGCCACGAGCTTCTGGTTTCCGAAGATGTTCGGGCGACTGATGAACGACGGCCTGGGCAAGGTCCACTTCTGGTTCACCTTCGTGGCCTACTACTGCACGTTCTTCCCCATGCACTACCTGGGCCTGGCCGGGCAAATGCGGCGGCTCTACGACCCTTATCAGTACCCGTTCCTGAAGGACCTTCAGCCCATCAACCAGTTCATCACCATCAGCGCGTTCGTGCTGGGCTCCTCCCAGGTCCTCTTCTTCATCAACTTCTTCTGGAGCGCATTCAAGGGAGAGAAGGCGGGGGAGAATCCCTGGCAAGCCAACGGGCTGGAATGGACGACCCCCTCTCCGCCCCCCCACGGGAACTGGCCGGGGGCGATCCCGGAGGTCCACCGGTGGCCCTATGACTACAGCGTGCCCGACGCCCCCCGCGATCACGTCCTGCAGACCGACCCCGCGCCCATCGGGGCCGTGGCCGGCCACTGA
- a CDS encoding cytochrome c oxidase subunit 3, whose amino-acid sequence MSDASHAAVMEAHWGGGAAPFGASWQKTMMWIFIVTDGLLFSGLLCGYAFLRMASPLPWPKQTEVFSMPFIALMTFILITSSATMGTAVGASKLGDRKTATRFLFLTILGGAAFLGCQAYEWTHFIGEGARLAGALAGSELGHLGVPPQFPATFFVLTGFHGSHVFSGLVILTITAIRTALGKTPAQGVEMAGLYWHFVDLVWVFIFTLFYLL is encoded by the coding sequence ATGTCGGACGCCTCGCACGCCGCCGTGATGGAAGCCCACTGGGGCGGAGGGGCCGCGCCCTTCGGCGCGAGTTGGCAGAAGACGATGATGTGGATCTTCATCGTCACCGACGGCCTGCTCTTCTCCGGCCTGCTTTGCGGCTACGCCTTCCTACGCATGGCGAGCCCGCTCCCCTGGCCAAAGCAGACCGAGGTCTTCAGCATGCCCTTCATCGCGCTCATGACCTTCATCCTGATCACTTCCAGCGCGACCATGGGCACGGCGGTGGGCGCCTCGAAGCTGGGGGACCGCAAGACGGCGACGCGGTTCCTCTTCCTCACCATCCTGGGGGGGGCGGCCTTCCTGGGCTGCCAGGCCTACGAGTGGACCCACTTCATCGGCGAGGGCGCCCGGCTTGCGGGCGCCTTGGCCGGTAGCGAGCTCGGGCATCTCGGCGTGCCGCCCCAGTTTCCCGCGACGTTTTTCGTGCTCACCGGCTTTCATGGTTCCCACGTCTTCTCCGGGCTGGTGATCCTCACCATCACCGCCATCCGCACCGCCCTGGGCAAGACCCCCGCCCAGGGGGTGGAGATGGCGGGCCTCTACTGGCACTTCGTGGACTTGGTGTGGGTGTTCATCTTCACCCTCTTCTACCTGCTGTAG